ATACAAACCATTCATCTGGTTACCCATTCCAATGATCCTCAGGAAGTGATTGACGGATATGGTCTGATGGTAAAAAAAGTAGTGGAAGAACAACAGGCTATCTGGGGCGAATATCCAACCTTCGATTATGGAAACTATTACTTTCTACAGGATGTTCATCCGGAAAATGCCGGAGATGGGATGGAGCATAGAAATTCGACCTCGATTGTAGAACGAACAGATAAGATCGCAGGAAATGAGGCAGATCTGCTTGGAACATTTTCCCATGAATTCTTTCATGCATGGAATGTAGAGCGCTTAAGGCCTAAGACACTGGAGCCATTTGATTTTTCTCACTCCAATATCAGTGATGAGCTTTGGATTGCAGAAGGTTTCACCCAGTATTATGGAGAACTTTCCTTAAAACGTGCCGGCTTCAGAACACTGGAACAAGCCGCACAAACCTATGCCGGACTGGTCAATACCGCGCTAAATACGCCCGGGGCAAAATTTTATAGCCCTGTTCAGGCTAGTCGTTATGCCGTATTTGCAGATGCAGGAGTCGCTATAGACCAAAGCAATAAAACCAATATTTTCACCTCTTATTATACCTACGGTGCTTCGACAGCTTTGGCATTGGATTTACGGTTAAGAGCGGAGTTCAAGCTCAGTTTGGATGATTACATGCGTGCCTTATGGAAGGCTCATGGAAAACCAGAAATTGCTTATACAATTCCGGATCTGGAAGCCGTTTTAGCGACACTAACGAATAAAAGTTTTGCATCGGAATTCTTCAGAAAATATATTTACGGAACTGACAAAAATGATTATACCTCACTCCTGTTAAATGCAGGGTTCGTAGTCAGAAAAGCCAATCCCGGAAAAGCCTGGACAGGAATCAACAGACTTCAGGCTACAGATGGAAAGGTGTCCATTGCCGGTAATACCTTAATCGGGAGTCCTGCCTACAATGCAGGTCTTGACGTAGGCGATACCTTATTAAGCATTGAAGGCACAGAAATTAAAGACCAGAAAGGCCTGGCAGACCTCATTGGAAAATATCAACCTGGAACAAGTATCACCGTCCAATATCTACATAGGGGCATTCCGAAATCCGCGACATTGGAGCTCGCCGAAAACCCCTACCTGGAAGTTGTTCCTATTGAAAAAACAGGTTCGGAACTTAGTCCGGCGATGATTACCTTTAGAGCTCAATGGTTAAACTCAAACATTAGACAATAATTCCTAAAAAGCAATAATACCATCATAATGAAAAAAACAATTTACACCTTATTCGCATTGTTTCTTGCCCAGCAGACATGGGCGCAAAATATTGATAAAATCATTACCAGGCCTTATGTAGACCGTCTGATCAAAACGCTGAGCAGTGACGAGATGCAAGGCCGGGCCACTTTCTCTCCAGGGATAGATAAAGCCGCCAGTTTCATTGAAGCTGAGTTTAAAAGCATTGGTTTAAAGCCACTGGAAGGAAATACATTCAGACAATCTTTCTTTCAACAAAAACTAAAACCCTTAAGTACCAAAGTGATTATTGATGGAAAGGAAATCGAGGGGGCAAACGTTCTTGTTTATGGCAATACCGTTGAACATCTGGTTTTTGATAAGTCAAACAGCGGTGGGTGGCTGAAACTGGATCCGGAGAAGCCTTTCATGGCCCAGATCAGAGCATTAAGCAAAGAAAACAAAAAACAGCTGATCCTTGTAGATCCAAAATTCGCCGATATCTTTAAAAGAATCAAAGATTACCTTGCCGGCGGAGCAGAGATCGATGAAAAGAAAGCAAATGAACCTTCTTCTGCATTGGTATTGGTAATGGGAGAAGAAACCGTTGCTACGGATTTTAAGGTAGAAGTAAAAAGTAAACTGGAAAAACTTTCGCTCTTCAACGTAGCAGGTGTGATCCCTGGAAAGTCAAAAGCCAAAGAGCTGGTGGTATTTTCAGGTCATTATGATCATTTAGGCATCATTAAAAATAACGATGGACAAGATAGTATTGCCAATGGTGCCGATGATGATGCTTCAGGAACCACTGCAATGATTGCGTTGGCGAAGTATTACAAAAAGCTAAATAATAATGAGCGGACTTTAATATTTGTTGCCTTTACTGCAGAAGAAATCGGAGGTTTTGGTGCCAAACATTTTTCGCAGAAGCTAAACCCAGATGAGGTGGTTGCTATGTTCAACATTGAAATGATCGGAAAGGACAGCAAATTTGGCAAGAATACCGCTTTTATTACCGGATTCGATAAATCCGACTTTGGCAAGATCCTGCAAAAAAACCTGGAGGGAACCGAATTTACTTTCCATCCTGATCCTTATCCACAACAGAATCTTTTTTACAGAAGTGACAATGCTACCTTAGCTGCACTTGGCGTTCCTGCCCATACCATCAGTACAGATCAGATCGACAGCGATAAATTCTACCATACGGTAAAGGATGAATATGAAACACTGGATGCAGACAATATTCTCTCTACCATAAAGGGAATTGCCAAAAGTGCCATCAGCATTATAAAAGGCATTGATACCCCTACCAGAATCCCCAAATTAAGTAACTAACTATCATACCCCCATATGACTTTTATTAAACCTAACAAACTAACCCTCCTTGCAACCGCCACACTGTCGGTCTGCATCACGATGGGCATGGCTTTACCAGCCTCTGCTCAACAAGAAACACTTTTAATCCGAAGTCCGGCTGTAAGTTCCAATCACCTTACTTTTGTATACGGTGGAGATATCTGGATTTCTGGTAAAGACGGAAGCAATCCCAGAAGATTGACTGTAAACCCTGCAGTAGAACAAAACCCTCTTTTTTCTCCTGATGGGAAGCAAATTGCTTTTACCGGAAATTATGATGGCAATACCGATGTATATGTTATTCCTATTGAAGGCGGCGACCCAAAAAGAGTTACTTTTCACCCCAATCCAGATGTATTGAGGGGATGGATCGGAAATAACCAACTATATTTTACTTCTACCCGTGATTTTCGTTTTGCACTAAGTCCGAGAATGCACAAAGTGAATCTGGACGGCACCGATGAACAGGCTTTGCCAATGCCGGAAGCTGTACAGGGAACTCCTTCAGCAGATCAGCGTTACTGGGCATATATAAAAAATACAGATCCAACAGAACGTTCTAATGTTGCTTTTAAACGTTACCGCGGTGGTGGAATGCCACAGATCTGGATCTTTGATACCAAAACAAAAAGTACAGAAATCATTCCAGGTACAGGATCCAATAATGTGAAACCACAATGGCTGGGCAATAAGATTTATTTCCTGTCAGACAGGGACCTCACTATGAACCTTTTCAGTTATGACATTAATACTAAGAAAACAGAAAAGCTGACCAACTTTAAAGACTATGACATCAAAACATTAACTGTTGGTCAGGGAGTAGTGGCATTTGAACAAGGAGGTAAAGTACACCTGTTGGAAACCACTAACAATAAAGTAAAAACCATCTCCATTAATATTCAGGCTGATGCCCCTTATAAGCGCCCACATTATATTGATATGGCTGCCGGCATCCGTAATATTGAGATCTCTCCGAAAGGAGTAAGAGCATTGTTCGAAAGTCGCGGAGAAATTTTTTCCGTACCGAAAGAAAAAGGAGATGCCAGAAACATCTCAAACTCCCCTGGCAGTTTCGAGAAATTCCCATCCTGGTCGCCGGATGGAAAATATATCTCTTACCTTTCTGACAAGAATGGTAATTATCAGCTTGTCCTTTTGAATCAGGTGACAAAAGAAGCTCCGATTTATATTTCTTTGGGAAACACCCCATTTTACTATCAGCCGATATGGTCGCCGGATAGTAAGAAAATTGCTTATGGCGATGCTCACCTGAACCTATTCTATGTCGATATCAATGCAAAAAAACCAGTATTGGTAAAGGCAGATAAATTGGGTTCAACTACAGGAAGGAGTTTTAGTGCGCTTCAACCAGCCTGGTCTCCGGATTCTAAGTGGCTTACTTATGTAGCCACGCTTCAGAATATGGTAAGTGCGGCTTTCCTTTATCATGTGGAAACAGAAACCCATACCCAGATTACAGACGGAATGAGTGAGGTCAACTCTCCAAGCTTTAGCCGTGATGGGAAATATCTCTTCTTTACTGCCAGTACCGATGTAGGTTTAACCAATAGCGGGTTACATATGTCTGCTTATCAGCGTCCGGTAAACTACAGTGCTTATGCTCTGATCCTTTCTAAAAAAACACCTTCATTATACAAGACCGAAAGTGATGAGGAAAGTGTAAAACCAGAAGAACAACCGGAAAAAAAGAAAGAAGACCCTAAAAAAGATAAAAAAGGGAAAGATGAGAAAGGCAAAGAAAGCGCTCCGGCAGCAGTTAATAAGTCGATTGAAGTAGATCTTGCCGATTTAAGTAACCGGATCATCTCTCTGCCTATTCCTTCGGGTGGTATTCAGGGTGTGGATGGAAGTGTGGAAGGACAGGTTCTTTATTTCAGAAATGGAGAACTAGGCGCGCTGGATCTGAAAAAGATGGAGGCCTCTACCCTGATCAGTGGAATTAACCGGTTAAGCGTCAGTTCTGACGGAAAATCTATGTTATACGGTTCCAGAGGCAACTACTATATTGTAGATGCTGGTAAAAAGCCAGCCAGTTCTGAAAGTGGTAAATTGAAACTGGACGACATCAAGGTATTGGTTGATCCCGCAGCAGAATGGAAACAGATGTTTGATGAAGTCTGGAAAATGGAAAAGGATTTCTTCTACGTAGAAAACATGCATGGTGCAGATTGGCCGGCAATGAAAGTAAAGTATGAAAAATTCCTTCCTTATGTAAACCATCGTTCTGATCTTTCCTATGTATTCAATGAAATGATGGGAGAAATGGTCGTTGGACACAACTATATCTCACCAGGTGATGAACCGAGTGCTCCTGCAGTTGGCGTAGGGATGTTGGGTGCTGATTATGAAATCGACAATGGTTTTTATAAGATTGGC
This region of Pedobacter steynii genomic DNA includes:
- a CDS encoding S41 family peptidase, with translation MTFIKPNKLTLLATATLSVCITMGMALPASAQQETLLIRSPAVSSNHLTFVYGGDIWISGKDGSNPRRLTVNPAVEQNPLFSPDGKQIAFTGNYDGNTDVYVIPIEGGDPKRVTFHPNPDVLRGWIGNNQLYFTSTRDFRFALSPRMHKVNLDGTDEQALPMPEAVQGTPSADQRYWAYIKNTDPTERSNVAFKRYRGGGMPQIWIFDTKTKSTEIIPGTGSNNVKPQWLGNKIYFLSDRDLTMNLFSYDINTKKTEKLTNFKDYDIKTLTVGQGVVAFEQGGKVHLLETTNNKVKTISINIQADAPYKRPHYIDMAAGIRNIEISPKGVRALFESRGEIFSVPKEKGDARNISNSPGSFEKFPSWSPDGKYISYLSDKNGNYQLVLLNQVTKEAPIYISLGNTPFYYQPIWSPDSKKIAYGDAHLNLFYVDINAKKPVLVKADKLGSTTGRSFSALQPAWSPDSKWLTYVATLQNMVSAAFLYHVETETHTQITDGMSEVNSPSFSRDGKYLFFTASTDVGLTNSGLHMSAYQRPVNYSAYALILSKKTPSLYKTESDEESVKPEEQPEKKKEDPKKDKKGKDEKGKESAPAAVNKSIEVDLADLSNRIISLPIPSGGIQGVDGSVEGQVLYFRNGELGALDLKKMEASTLISGINRLSVSSDGKSMLYGSRGNYYIVDAGKKPASSESGKLKLDDIKVLVDPAAEWKQMFDEVWKMEKDFFYVENMHGADWPAMKVKYEKFLPYVNHRSDLSYVFNEMMGEMVVGHNYISPGDEPSAPAVGVGMLGADYEIDNGFYKIGKIFTRLDWNPTFKAPLAEPGLNIKEGDYIVAIEGIPVTAKKSIYSLFDFKAGKQVAIKINSKPSLDGAREVVVVPVNIGQEMELRRMDWVENNRKRVDKLSNGQIAYVYMPNTGPDGYTYFNRYYFSQMDKKALLMDERNNGGGWVADYVIDLLSRELISYWAIRDGKSFTTPGNGIFGPKAMLINENAGSGGDMMPYMFKNKGLGKLVGRTTMGILVGISGYPSLIDGGSITSPNFGIYDTNGKWIIENEGVAPDIFVEQTPKDLLEGRDPQLERTVQQLQEEIKTYKYPNVTRPKDPIRGQ
- a CDS encoding M61 family metallopeptidase, with translation MKKTILGLGFCALAFTVNAQNEISYEVSFPNAIHHEAEIVMHIPSIPNGSLKVRMSRSSPGRYATHEFGKNIYNVRAFDTDGKPLQLKQPEGDVYLIDKPGKSVKISYTLYGNWIDGTYAGFDETHAHMNIPATFAWPVGMDNRPRIVHFKYPEKKDWKVATQLKPLGNDKYYAANLQYFMDSPTEISNYKTSNWSAKNPDGKIQTIHLVTHSNDPQEVIDGYGLMVKKVVEEQQAIWGEYPTFDYGNYYFLQDVHPENAGDGMEHRNSTSIVERTDKIAGNEADLLGTFSHEFFHAWNVERLRPKTLEPFDFSHSNISDELWIAEGFTQYYGELSLKRAGFRTLEQAAQTYAGLVNTALNTPGAKFYSPVQASRYAVFADAGVAIDQSNKTNIFTSYYTYGASTALALDLRLRAEFKLSLDDYMRALWKAHGKPEIAYTIPDLEAVLATLTNKSFASEFFRKYIYGTDKNDYTSLLLNAGFVVRKANPGKAWTGINRLQATDGKVSIAGNTLIGSPAYNAGLDVGDTLLSIEGTEIKDQKGLADLIGKYQPGTSITVQYLHRGIPKSATLELAENPYLEVVPIEKTGSELSPAMITFRAQWLNSNIRQ
- a CDS encoding M20/M25/M40 family metallo-hydrolase yields the protein MKKTIYTLFALFLAQQTWAQNIDKIITRPYVDRLIKTLSSDEMQGRATFSPGIDKAASFIEAEFKSIGLKPLEGNTFRQSFFQQKLKPLSTKVIIDGKEIEGANVLVYGNTVEHLVFDKSNSGGWLKLDPEKPFMAQIRALSKENKKQLILVDPKFADIFKRIKDYLAGGAEIDEKKANEPSSALVLVMGEETVATDFKVEVKSKLEKLSLFNVAGVIPGKSKAKELVVFSGHYDHLGIIKNNDGQDSIANGADDDASGTTAMIALAKYYKKLNNNERTLIFVAFTAEEIGGFGAKHFSQKLNPDEVVAMFNIEMIGKDSKFGKNTAFITGFDKSDFGKILQKNLEGTEFTFHPDPYPQQNLFYRSDNATLAALGVPAHTISTDQIDSDKFYHTVKDEYETLDADNILSTIKGIAKSAISIIKGIDTPTRIPKLSN